In Mycolicibacterium aubagnense, the DNA window TTGACGCGTCCTCGGCGCCGCGCGCCGACAGCGGCAGCCAGACCCAGGCGGTGAGGTGGTCGACCGACAGGAACAGCGGCGGCTCGTGGGTACCGAGCGTCGTCGCCACGTGGTTGGCGAAACGTTCCATGCGCACGAGCTCGTCGCCGCCGTTGTCGTCCGGATACCACAGCGCCAACGCCAGATGCACGCGTCGCAACGGGTAACGGATTTCCTCGGTCAGCTCGTCGACGTCACCGCCGGCCACGGTGAGAATGGCGCGAACCCGCTGGGCCCGCATGCTGTTTCGGTTCTCCATCCACCGGTCGTACTCGCGCTGGTAGGTGATGAGGACCTGCTGCGAGATCCAGTCGATGTAGCCGAACGAGACCGTCTGGAAGTACTTGAAAACGTCGAGACTCGAACGCGGATCCAGGTCGGAGGCGGCGATCTCGTCGAGCACGAAGTTGAGCACTTCCTGGTGCCCCAGCCGGTAGGCACGCACCACCGCATTTGCGGAGACGCCCCGCTGCGCCATCCGCCGCGCGTGCTCGAGCGACTCGGTCGGAGGGACGACGTCCTCGATCGGAATGCGGTGACGAATCGAGGCGAAGACAGTTTCGACGTTCGCCGCGACGGTGTGCGCCTGCAATTCGAGCAGTTGCGCATCCTCGCTGAGCTCGGAGATCTCGGTCAGAAGGATTTTCTGGATCGACTGCGTGATGTCGTTCAACTTGCCGTCGAGGGCACCGATGATCTCGGCTGCTCGTGCGACGACAGCACTCTCGTCGACGCGGGTTTCAGGCATGAAATGACCGTAGAGCACGAGGCGCCGACGTTGCTGCAAATCGGGCGTTGTCGCCGCAGGACAACGACGCTCCGCAAACCCCGTGAGAGTTGGTCGTCCCGAGACGTCGATCGAAACCGCCTTCGTCAATAGCTTCATAAACATCAGACCAACGAGGAGGGCACCAGTGACTACTGCCGCCGCAACCGAAGTGGATCTCGCCGCCGTCGACCTTGCCGATGCCGCGGTGTGGGACGACGGTCCGCCGTACGAGTTGTTCGCCCGAATGCAGCGCGAAGACCCGGTGCACTACAGCCCGCAGCGGAATGTTCCCGGCGAGGGCGGCTTCTGGTCCATCACCCGGTTCGACGACGTCCGCGCAGTCAGCCGCGATCACCGGACGTTCTCGTCCGAAAAGCGCGGCATCTTCAGCGTCGACGACATCGGTGTCCCGCTGGATGTCCAACGGCTGCAGCTCATTTCAATGGACCCGCCGCGGCACGACCGGCTCAAGGCCCTCGTCATCAAGGCCTTCACCCCCGAACGCGTCGCCGCCCACGAAGAGGCCATCAAGCAGATCATCAACGACGTGCTCGACAGCGTCGCCGACCGTGAGTCCTTCGACCTGGTCCGCGACATCGCGCGGCCGGTGCCGGCCCGGGTCATCGGTTCGATGCTCGGTACACCCGCCGAGGACGACGAGCGCCTCGTCTACTGGACCAACGTGTTCAGCGCATTCGAGGACCCGGAAATCCGCAAGCAGTGGGATGACGCCGGCACCATCGTCACGGAGATCATCACGTACCTGGGCGATCAGATGAACCAGCGCCGGGAGAACCCGCGCGACGACCTGATCACCGCGGTGATGAATGCCGACGTGGATGGCGAGAAGCTCACCGAGCTCGAGATGGCCACGTTCTTCACCCTGCTGATGACCGCCGGCAACGACTCGACTCGCGCCACCTACAGCGCGACGATGCTGGCTCTGATGCAGAACCCGGATCAGCTGATCCTGCTGCAGGAGAACCCCGAGCTGATCGACGCGACCGTCGAAGAAGGCCTGCGCTACGCGCCCGCGTTCGCCTTCATGGGCCGCGCCGCGACCACGGACGTCGAGCTGCACGGCAAGCAGATCAAGGAGGGCGACCGCCTGCTGCTGTGGTACCTGGCGTCCAACCGGGACGAGACCGCGTTCGAGAATCCGCACGAGTTCGACATCACCCGCGAGGGTCTGGCAGACAAGCACCAGGCCTTCGGAGGTCGCGGCAGGCACTTCTGCCTGGGCGCCAACCTGGCGCGGCTGGAACTGAAGCTGTGGATTCAGGAGACCGTCCGCCGGTTCCCCGACCTCACCCTGGACGGCGACCCGACGCGCGTGCGGGCCTTGTTCCTCAACCAGTACAAGTCGATCCCGGTCCGGCGGTCGCGATGAGCAACGCCGCTTACCGGGAAGTCGAGGTCGACCTCGAGGTGCGTCGACGCGAGCAGTCCGCGGACGGTGTCGTCACGCTGACCCTCGCCGACCCCTCCGGTGCCGACCTGCCCGAGTGGACCCCCGGCGCTCACATCGACCTGGTCATGACGCCCGCGCTCACCCGGCAGTACTCCCTGTGCGGCAGTACTGCCAGCCGGAGCGAATGGCAGGTCGGCATCCTGCTCGACCCGAACAGCCGCGGCGGCTCGCAGTACGTCCACGACAAGCTGCACGTCGGAACCACGGTCCGGGTGCGCGGGCCACGCAACCACTTCCCGCTGGTGAGCTCACCGCGCTACCAGTTCGTCGCCGGCGGTATCGGCATCACGCCGATGCTGCCGATGATCGAGGCCGCCGAGGCCACCGGCGCCGACTGGCAGCTGATCTACGGCGGCAGCGCCCGCTCGTCAATGGCGTACCTCGAGGCGCTGGAACTGTTCGGCGACCGGGTGACCATCTGTGCGCGCGACGAAGACGGCGACGGTTTCCGGACGAAGCTGGCTGCAGTGCTTGCGGCTCCGCAGGAGAACACGCTGGTCTACTGCTGCGGGCCCGAGGGCCTGCTGGACGCGGTCGAGCACGCCTGTGAATCCTGGCCCGCCGGCAGCCTGCACCTCGAACGCTTCTCCGCAAAGACCGTCGAAGCGCCGTCGGACGCCCTCGACACCTTCGAGGTCGAATGCCAGCGGTCCGGTATCACCCTGACCGTGCCGTCGGACAAGACGATCTACGACGTCGCCGAAGAAGCCGGCCTCGACGTGCTGGGGTCGTGCATGGAAGGCGTCTGCGGCACGTGTGAATGCGAAATCATCTCCGGCGAAGGCGATCACCGCGATTCCGTGCTCAACGACACGGAGAAAGCGGCGAACAAAACCATCATGATCTGCGTCTCGCGCTCCCGGTCGGAAAGGCTGGTGCTCGACCTATGAGAACCAACTACCCATTGAATTGCTGGTACGTCGCCGCGCTCAGCGATGAGGTCGGCGAAGGACTGCTGGCCCGGCGCCTGCTCGGCAAGCCCGTAGTCCTGTACCGGCGCGCGTCCGGCGAAGTGGTCGCCCTGGAGGACCGCTGCGTGCACCGCGCCTATCCCCTGTCGGAAGGCCGGCGCGACGGCGACCGGCTGGTCTGCGGCTATCACGGCTTCAGCTACGAGCCCGACGGCTGCCTGGCCGACGTGCCGTCGCAGGAGAACGTCCCACCCGGCGCCCGGGTGCCGGCGTACCCGATCGTCGAGACCGCGCCGTTCATCTGGATCTGGCTCGGCGAGCCGCGGGCCGCCGCCCTGCGTCCGCCGCCTCGGGTGCCGTGGTACCTGGACGGTGCCGGCTGGACCAGTACCACCGAGGTGCTGCGGATCGACGCGAATTACCTTCTGCTGCACGAGCATTACCTCGACCTGACCGACGTCTTCGCTACGCACCCGGAGGTCGTGCCACCGGACATTCAGCAGCTGCCGCCGCTGGACGAGGTCGAGATCTCCGAACGCTCGGTGGCCTACACCCGCCAGACTCCCCCGAGCCGCCTCGCCCCGTGGGAATCGGCGATCACCGGCTTGCCGGAGGAGTCGGTGGCCACCCGGCGGGAAGAGGGGACCTTCGTGTCGCCGGCCCTACACACGCAGCACTATGCCATCGAGGTCGAAGACGGAAAATCGCACGAGCTCTTGCGAATTCACGGCTTCACGCCGGAATCCCCCGGCGCAACGCATGTCTTCCTGCAGATGGCCCGCAACTACGACGGCGCCGCGGACGCCATCACCGAGTACCTGCGCATCATGTTCCACGAGTGGGCCGTTCGCGATGCGGCGCTGCTGGAGACGATCCAACGCCGGCTCGACGAACCCGGCGCCCGCCGGCGCGACATCAACGTCAAGGCCGACCGGGCCGCGATCCGGGCACGGCGTATCGCCATGGACATGGTCGACGAAGAAACCAGCCGTTTCACCGACAACTGAGGAGAAGTACATGTCCAACACCGACTATGACGTGATCGTCGTCGGGTCCGGATTCGGGGGCAGCGTCACCGCGTTGCGGTTGACCGAGAAGGGTTACCGCGTCGGCGTTTTGGAAGCCGGACGCCGGTTCACCGATGACCAGTTCCCGAAAACCAGTTGGGACGTCCGCAAATTCGTGTGGGCGCCCAAGCTGGGGTGCTTCGGCGTACAGCGCATCCACCTGCTGCGCGACGCCGTCATCCTGGCCGGGGCCGGCGTCGGGGGCGGGTCGCTGAACTACGCGAACACCCTCTACAAGCCGCCCGCGCCGTTCTTCAACGACCCGCAGTGGGCGCACATCACCGACTGGTCCGACGAGCTGTCGCCCTACTACGACCAGGCCCGGCGCATGCTCGGGGTGGTGATCAACCCGAGCATGACCCCGGCCGACGAGATCATGAAAGCGGTCGCCGAGGACATGGGTGTCGGCGACACGTTCGTCCAGACCCCCGTCGGAGTGTTCTTCGGCGAGCCCGGCAAGACGGTCCGCGATCCGTTCTTCGGCGGCGTCGGACCCGACCGCACCGGGTGCATCGAATGCGGCAGCTGCATGACGGGCTGTCGCTACGGCGCCAAGAACACATTGCTGAAGAACTAC includes these proteins:
- a CDS encoding PucR family transcriptional regulator, giving the protein MPETRVDESAVVARAAEIIGALDGKLNDITQSIQKILLTEISELSEDAQLLELQAHTVAANVETVFASIRHRIPIEDVVPPTESLEHARRMAQRGVSANAVVRAYRLGHQEVLNFVLDEIAASDLDPRSSLDVFKYFQTVSFGYIDWISQQVLITYQREYDRWMENRNSMRAQRVRAILTVAGGDVDELTEEIRYPLRRVHLALALWYPDDNGGDELVRMERFANHVATTLGTHEPPLFLSVDHLTAWVWLPLSARGAEDASSRIREFAVVQQDSPWIAMGNPLPGIDGFRRSHEQAVDARAVAVVSGSVERRITAASDPGLPVATLLGDNVGSVGAWVAEILGPLASDTENDERLRETLRVFLRTGSSFKAAADEMHLHSNSIKYRVNRAISRRGTPIVDDRIEVEVALLLCHWFGQAVLN
- a CDS encoding cytochrome P450, which produces MTTAAATEVDLAAVDLADAAVWDDGPPYELFARMQREDPVHYSPQRNVPGEGGFWSITRFDDVRAVSRDHRTFSSEKRGIFSVDDIGVPLDVQRLQLISMDPPRHDRLKALVIKAFTPERVAAHEEAIKQIINDVLDSVADRESFDLVRDIARPVPARVIGSMLGTPAEDDERLVYWTNVFSAFEDPEIRKQWDDAGTIVTEIITYLGDQMNQRRENPRDDLITAVMNADVDGEKLTELEMATFFTLLMTAGNDSTRATYSATMLALMQNPDQLILLQENPELIDATVEEGLRYAPAFAFMGRAATTDVELHGKQIKEGDRLLLWYLASNRDETAFENPHEFDITREGLADKHQAFGGRGRHFCLGANLARLELKLWIQETVRRFPDLTLDGDPTRVRALFLNQYKSIPVRRSR
- a CDS encoding PDR/VanB family oxidoreductase; translation: MSNAAYREVEVDLEVRRREQSADGVVTLTLADPSGADLPEWTPGAHIDLVMTPALTRQYSLCGSTASRSEWQVGILLDPNSRGGSQYVHDKLHVGTTVRVRGPRNHFPLVSSPRYQFVAGGIGITPMLPMIEAAEATGADWQLIYGGSARSSMAYLEALELFGDRVTICARDEDGDGFRTKLAAVLAAPQENTLVYCCGPEGLLDAVEHACESWPAGSLHLERFSAKTVEAPSDALDTFEVECQRSGITLTVPSDKTIYDVAEEAGLDVLGSCMEGVCGTCECEIISGEGDHRDSVLNDTEKAANKTIMICVSRSRSERLVLDL
- a CDS encoding aromatic ring-hydroxylating dioxygenase subunit alpha is translated as MRTNYPLNCWYVAALSDEVGEGLLARRLLGKPVVLYRRASGEVVALEDRCVHRAYPLSEGRRDGDRLVCGYHGFSYEPDGCLADVPSQENVPPGARVPAYPIVETAPFIWIWLGEPRAAALRPPPRVPWYLDGAGWTSTTEVLRIDANYLLLHEHYLDLTDVFATHPEVVPPDIQQLPPLDEVEISERSVAYTRQTPPSRLAPWESAITGLPEESVATRREEGTFVSPALHTQHYAIEVEDGKSHELLRIHGFTPESPGATHVFLQMARNYDGAADAITEYLRIMFHEWAVRDAALLETIQRRLDEPGARRRDINVKADRAAIRARRIAMDMVDEETSRFTDN